In a genomic window of Cyanobacteria bacterium FACHB-DQ100:
- a CDS encoding histidine--tRNA ligase — protein MGIQATRGTRDILPEEIGNWQRIEAIARETLARAAYQEIRTPIFEQTDLFERGIGEATDVVGKEMYTFKDRGDRSITLRPEGTAGVVRSYIEHGMQAQGGVQRLWYTGAMFRYERPQAGRQRQFHQLGVEVLGSGDVRADAEVIAIATDILQSIGLKNLTLQLNSIGNADDRQNYRAALIEFLTPFKDKLDPDSQTRLTKNPLRILDSKDAQTQAILENAPSILDYLSAESKQRFDRVQALLQDLGIPCNINARLVRGLDYYTHTVFEIQSDDLGAQATVCAGGRYDGLVAQLGGADTPAVGWAMGLERLVILLQKMQQTQASPIDFYIVSRGEKAEAQALKLAQSLRRIGFATELDMSGSAFGKQFKRADRSGAAACLILGDAEAENGTVQLKWLKTGEQSAIAQTGLLNNADQLRQQLAERSGA, from the coding sequence ATGGGTATTCAAGCGACTCGCGGAACGCGGGATATTTTGCCGGAAGAAATCGGCAACTGGCAACGAATTGAAGCGATCGCTCGTGAAACGCTGGCGCGTGCGGCTTATCAAGAAATTCGCACTCCAATTTTTGAGCAGACCGATTTGTTTGAGCGCGGCATCGGAGAGGCAACTGATGTGGTCGGCAAAGAGATGTATACGTTCAAAGACCGGGGCGATCGCTCGATTACGCTGCGACCGGAAGGAACGGCGGGAGTGGTGCGATCGTACATCGAACACGGAATGCAGGCTCAAGGCGGCGTGCAGCGCTTGTGGTATACCGGAGCGATGTTTCGATACGAGCGTCCCCAAGCAGGACGGCAACGGCAGTTTCATCAACTGGGTGTTGAGGTTTTAGGAAGCGGGGATGTGAGAGCCGATGCGGAAGTGATTGCGATCGCCACGGACATTCTGCAATCGATCGGGTTAAAGAATCTCACGCTGCAATTGAACTCGATCGGAAATGCGGACGATCGCCAAAATTACCGCGCTGCATTGATTGAGTTTCTTACGCCATTCAAAGACAAACTCGATCCCGATTCTCAAACTCGCTTGACCAAAAATCCGCTGAGAATTCTTGATTCCAAAGATGCACAAACGCAAGCAATTTTAGAAAATGCACCGAGCATTTTAGATTACTTAAGTGCAGAGTCGAAACAGAGATTCGATCGTGTTCAAGCCTTGCTTCAAGATCTCGGAATTCCTTGCAATATCAATGCCCGATTAGTTCGCGGCTTGGACTATTACACACACACCGTTTTTGAGATTCAGTCGGATGATTTGGGAGCACAAGCAACCGTTTGTGCAGGCGGACGATATGACGGATTAGTGGCGCAATTGGGCGGCGCGGATACACCTGCGGTCGGTTGGGCAATGGGATTAGAACGGCTTGTGATTTTATTGCAGAAAATGCAGCAAACTCAGGCAAGTCCGATCGACTTCTATATTGTGTCGCGGGGTGAAAAAGCAGAAGCACAGGCATTAAAACTGGCTCAATCGCTTCGGCGCATTGGATTTGCAACCGAGTTGGATATGAGCGGCAGTGCGTTCGGAAAACAATTTAAACGCGCCGATCGTTCCGGGGCGGCGGCTTGTTTGATTCTTGGTGATGCTGAAGCAGAGAATGGAACTGTACAGCTTAAATGGCTGAAAACTGGAGAGCAAAGCGCGATCGCGCAGACTGGGCTACTGAACAACGCAGATCAACTACGGCAGCAACTTGCAGAACGATCGGGAGCTTAA
- a CDS encoding type II toxin-antitoxin system Phd/YefM family antitoxin, with product MLNVTIDEIQRDPLKYLHQVEAGETLVIVRSDKPIAELRPITSSKQLRPFGLCAGEFIVPDDFDAPLPEDLLSAFEGK from the coding sequence ATGCTGAATGTAACTATTGATGAAATTCAACGTGATCCCTTGAAGTACCTTCACCAGGTAGAGGCAGGCGAAACTCTTGTCATTGTTAGATCTGACAAGCCTATTGCCGAACTTAGACCGATTACCAGTAGCAAACAATTGAGACCATTTGGTTTATGTGCAGGTGAGTTTATCGTTCCAGATGATTTCGATGCTCCTTTGCCGGAAGATCTTCTCAGCGCATTCGAGGGCAAATGA
- a CDS encoding DUF4070 domain-containing protein — protein MRVLLLYPVFPQSFWSFEKALELVGRKAMLPPLGLITVAAILPQDWEFRLVDRNVREVTEADWDWAELVVLSAMIVQKGDLLAQIREAKRRGKRVAVGGPYATALPQEVAEADYLILDEGEITLPKFVAAIQRGETQGTYRSEGDRPDVTITPIPRFDLLDFEAYDNMSVQFSRGCPFQCEFCDIIVLYGRKPRTKSPEQLLAELDRLYELGWRRSIFMVDDNFIGNKRNVKLLLRALKDWMAEHEYPFHLSTEASVDLAQDPELMDLMVECNFNGVFLGIETPDESSLTLTSKHQNTRNSLSDAVDAITRTGLRVMAGFIIGFDNETSGAGDRIVRFVEQTTIPIAIFSMLQALPDTALWHRLKREGRLVEDNANLNQTTLMNFVPTRPLEEVTREYIDGFWRLYDPVNYLDRTYRHFLKLGAPRHSAKLRKVTWKVIRAFLTVCWRQGVVRETRWKFWHHLFSILKHNPTVVEHYFSVCALNEHFLEYRQAVRTKIEAQLADYLARQELNNALESAPSEAQAV, from the coding sequence ATGCGTGTTTTACTGCTGTATCCAGTGTTTCCTCAAAGTTTCTGGTCATTTGAAAAAGCGTTAGAGCTTGTGGGCAGGAAAGCGATGCTGCCGCCGCTTGGACTGATTACAGTGGCAGCAATTCTGCCGCAAGACTGGGAATTTAGGCTGGTCGATCGCAATGTTCGCGAGGTGACTGAGGCAGACTGGGACTGGGCAGAGTTGGTGGTTCTGTCGGCAATGATTGTGCAGAAAGGAGATCTGTTAGCGCAGATTCGAGAAGCGAAGCGGCGTGGAAAGCGTGTGGCAGTTGGAGGCCCTTATGCAACGGCACTGCCTCAAGAAGTCGCAGAAGCGGATTATTTAATTTTGGATGAAGGCGAAATTACCTTGCCGAAGTTTGTCGCAGCGATTCAGCGCGGAGAAACACAAGGGACTTATCGATCTGAGGGCGATCGACCGGATGTGACCATTACTCCGATTCCTCGATTCGATCTGCTGGATTTTGAAGCTTACGATAATATGTCGGTGCAGTTCTCGCGGGGCTGCCCGTTTCAGTGTGAATTCTGCGACATCATTGTTCTCTATGGGCGTAAGCCGCGCACAAAAAGCCCAGAGCAACTTCTAGCCGAACTCGATCGTTTATATGAATTGGGCTGGAGACGATCGATTTTCATGGTGGACGATAACTTCATCGGCAATAAGCGCAACGTCAAACTCTTGTTGAGAGCGCTGAAAGACTGGATGGCAGAGCACGAGTATCCGTTCCATCTCAGCACCGAGGCTTCGGTCGATTTAGCACAAGATCCTGAACTGATGGATCTGATGGTCGAATGTAATTTTAATGGCGTATTTTTGGGAATTGAAACGCCAGATGAATCGAGCTTGACGCTGACCAGTAAGCATCAAAATACACGCAATTCCCTGTCTGATGCAGTCGATGCGATCACCCGAACAGGACTGCGAGTGATGGCAGGCTTCATCATCGGGTTTGATAACGAAACATCGGGAGCGGGCGATCGCATTGTGCGATTTGTTGAGCAAACAACAATCCCGATCGCGATTTTCTCGATGCTGCAAGCCCTTCCCGATACCGCACTCTGGCATCGCTTAAAACGAGAAGGTCGCTTAGTCGAAGACAACGCCAACCTGAATCAAACCACGCTGATGAACTTTGTGCCGACTCGTCCGCTAGAGGAAGTGACGCGAGAATATATCGATGGATTTTGGCGGCTGTATGATCCGGTGAACTATCTCGATCGCACCTATCGCCACTTCCTGAAACTGGGAGCGCCAAGACATTCTGCAAAATTAAGAAAAGTGACCTGGAAGGTTATCCGAGCATTTCTCACTGTTTGTTGGCGACAAGGGGTCGTGAGAGAAACGCGCTGGAAATTCTGGCACCACTTATTCAGCATTCTGAAACACAATCCAACCGTTGTAGAACATTACTTCTCGGTTTGTGCGCTGAATGAGCATTTCCTGGAATATCGTCAAGCAGTCCGTACTAAAATTGAGGCGCAATTAGCGGATTATTTGGCGCGTCAGGAGTTGAACAATGCTCTGGAATCAGCGCCTTCTGAAGCGCAAGCCGTTTAG
- a CDS encoding DUF4129 domain-containing protein — MAAEQFQRSDFNWQIQQFFRRVGEWIELRFPQVQPPNLPDAPNWWFPSWWLEAGFWVLVSLAVAWLGFQIYLWVHAYLNRNQAEIAKFFDLTASQPEKERTIAGWVKSAQEFQQQGNYREASRALYMAMLQRLNETKLITIDKSRTDREYSRLVQLLPQAESYQMLLETHELLCFSDTPISAEMFDRVQRAYGNIERATVDMAKMA; from the coding sequence ATGGCGGCTGAGCAATTCCAGAGAAGCGATTTTAATTGGCAAATCCAGCAGTTTTTTCGGCGGGTGGGCGAGTGGATTGAATTACGATTTCCACAGGTTCAGCCTCCGAATTTGCCCGATGCGCCAAATTGGTGGTTCCCGTCTTGGTGGCTAGAGGCAGGTTTTTGGGTGCTTGTCAGTTTGGCTGTCGCTTGGTTGGGATTTCAAATCTATCTCTGGGTTCACGCTTATCTAAATCGAAATCAAGCTGAGATTGCGAAGTTTTTCGATCTCACCGCTTCCCAGCCTGAAAAAGAGCGGACGATCGCAGGCTGGGTAAAGTCTGCTCAGGAATTTCAACAGCAGGGAAATTACCGAGAAGCATCTAGGGCGCTTTATATGGCGATGCTGCAGCGGTTGAATGAGACGAAGCTGATTACGATCGACAAAAGCCGTACCGATCGCGAATATTCCCGGCTGGTGCAACTACTGCCTCAAGCTGAGTCGTATCAAATGTTACTTGAAACTCACGAGTTGCTTTGTTTTAGCGATACGCCAATTTCAGCGGAAATGTTCGATCGAGTCCAACGCGCCTATGGCAACATTGAACGCGCAACGGTTGATATGGCAAAAATGGCGTGA
- a CDS encoding precorrin-8X methylmutase, with protein sequence MEWHPTDAQSLAIIDREVGDHTLSPAEYEIVRRAIYATADFDYKTLIYFSDLALQSGAAALAARTTIIVDVPMVQVGINTNIQNTFANPIYCSMETITRPQKEKTRAAWGIETLAKRYPEGIFVVGQSQTALMTLAALIQAEEIKPALVIATPSGFLDVDAAKARLSDSLVPHIRTEGRKGSAVVAAAIVNALVDLAWQAYGGNQAS encoded by the coding sequence ATGGAGTGGCACCCGACCGACGCACAAAGCTTAGCCATCATCGATCGAGAAGTGGGTGATCACACTCTATCTCCGGCCGAATATGAAATCGTCCGACGAGCGATTTATGCAACTGCGGATTTTGACTATAAAACCCTGATTTATTTCTCGGATTTGGCGCTGCAATCCGGTGCAGCAGCGCTTGCGGCTCGGACAACCATTATTGTCGATGTGCCAATGGTGCAGGTTGGAATTAATACCAACATTCAAAACACCTTTGCCAATCCAATCTATTGCAGCATGGAGACGATCACTCGTCCCCAGAAAGAGAAAACCCGTGCAGCTTGGGGGATTGAAACATTAGCTAAACGCTATCCAGAAGGAATCTTTGTCGTCGGACAATCTCAAACCGCACTGATGACGCTTGCCGCCCTCATTCAAGCGGAAGAAATTAAACCTGCTTTAGTTATTGCCACGCCGTCCGGGTTTCTCGATGTCGATGCTGCCAAGGCGCGATTGAGTGATTCTCTAGTTCCGCATATTCGCACCGAAGGCAGAAAAGGAAGCGCAGTCGTCGCGGCTGCGATCGTCAATGCCCTCGTGGATCTCGCGTGGCAAGCCTACGGCGGCAATCAAGCAAGTTAA
- a CDS encoding prevent-host-death family protein has product MNKSFKQIPMSELRVKLPKLRRQVQSGNLRIVCTHYGEVAAFLLPLQDIDALNSEEGEPSIQNSEEIPLTEFRDQLTESWERLLGGIDCIYLTFHKRRVVAFVSPRFTHYLSLPLIGDADKVLFVPSEIQV; this is encoded by the coding sequence ATGAACAAAAGTTTTAAGCAAATCCCGATGTCCGAATTAAGAGTCAAGCTGCCAAAACTTAGGCGGCAAGTTCAGTCGGGTAACTTACGGATTGTATGTACTCACTATGGTGAAGTTGCAGCCTTTTTGCTTCCACTTCAAGATATTGATGCTCTCAATTCAGAAGAGGGAGAACCTAGTATTCAGAACAGTGAAGAGATTCCTCTCACTGAGTTTCGTGATCAGCTAACCGAATCCTGGGAGAGGCTTTTGGGTGGAATAGATTGTATCTATCTGACGTTTCATAAAAGGCGGGTTGTGGCATTTGTATCGCCTCGCTTCACGCATTACCTTTCATTACCACTGATTGGTGACGCAGATAAAGTTTTGTTTGTTCCTTCTGAGATTCAGGTCTAG
- a CDS encoding cytosine deaminase, which produces MIFAANHYWIRNAHVPACLLVGEELWTTQKASDQLLNVDLEIVEGVIAAIVPTGTQSNAGVASIDLQGGMVWACFVDLHTHLDKGHIWNRAANPDGTFESALATVRADSEKNWDAEDVYRRMEFGLKCSYAHGTKAIRTHLDSAGKQGTISFEVFRELRQKWADRIILQGVCLVSLDYFLTPEGEKLADLVAESAGVLGGVTFINPEIDQQIDRVFSLAKERNLNLDFHADENDDPNSDTLRRVAEAAIRHEYQGKVVCGHCCSLAVQEDTEADRTIALVKEAGIGIVSLPMCNLYLQGRRPGKTPRWRGVTLLHELKQAEVPVAIASDNCRDPFHAYGDHDALEVFSQSVKIAQLDHPFGNWAKAITSTPADLMNLPKVGRIGVGLPTDLVLFKGRNYRELLSRSQHDRIVLRNGKAIDTTLPSYTELDNLLENRISST; this is translated from the coding sequence ATGATTTTTGCTGCAAATCACTATTGGATTAGAAATGCCCATGTGCCTGCTTGTTTGCTGGTGGGTGAGGAACTGTGGACGACGCAGAAGGCATCAGATCAGTTGCTAAACGTCGATTTAGAGATTGTTGAGGGTGTGATTGCTGCGATCGTTCCTACGGGAACTCAGAGCAATGCTGGGGTTGCGTCGATCGATTTGCAGGGTGGAATGGTTTGGGCGTGTTTTGTAGATTTGCATACGCATTTAGACAAGGGACATATTTGGAATCGGGCAGCAAATCCAGATGGAACCTTTGAGAGCGCACTCGCGACAGTCCGCGCAGATTCGGAGAAGAATTGGGATGCGGAAGATGTGTATCGTCGCATGGAGTTTGGTCTGAAGTGTAGCTATGCTCATGGGACGAAAGCGATTCGGACACATTTAGATTCAGCAGGTAAACAAGGCACGATCAGTTTTGAAGTGTTTCGAGAGTTGCGGCAGAAATGGGCAGATCGAATTATTTTACAAGGCGTTTGTCTGGTTTCATTAGATTATTTTCTAACACCTGAAGGAGAAAAACTTGCAGATTTAGTCGCAGAATCTGCTGGAGTTTTAGGCGGAGTGACGTTCATTAATCCTGAGATTGATCAACAGATCGATCGCGTCTTTTCACTCGCGAAAGAACGGAACTTGAATTTAGATTTTCACGCGGATGAGAACGATGATCCAAACTCAGATACCTTACGTCGAGTCGCAGAAGCCGCAATTCGACATGAATATCAGGGCAAAGTTGTTTGCGGTCATTGTTGTAGTTTGGCAGTTCAAGAAGATACCGAGGCAGATAGAACGATCGCACTCGTAAAAGAAGCTGGAATCGGGATTGTTAGTCTCCCGATGTGCAATCTTTACCTACAAGGAAGACGACCCGGAAAAACTCCAAGATGGCGCGGAGTCACATTATTACATGAGTTGAAACAAGCAGAAGTTCCGGTGGCGATTGCTTCAGATAATTGCCGCGATCCGTTTCATGCGTATGGTGATCACGATGCGTTAGAAGTGTTTAGCCAATCGGTGAAAATTGCTCAGTTAGATCATCCCTTTGGGAATTGGGCAAAGGCAATAACTTCTACGCCTGCGGATTTAATGAATTTGCCGAAAGTGGGACGAATTGGAGTGGGTTTGCCTACGGATTTGGTGTTATTTAAGGGGCGGAATTATCGGGAGTTATTGTCGCGATCGCAGCACGATCGGATTGTGTTGAGAAACGGAAAAGCGATCGACACGACCTTACCCAGCTATACCGAGTTGGATAATTTACTTGAAAACAGAATTTCGTCTACATAG
- a CDS encoding type II toxin-antitoxin system VapC family toxin: MKILLDTHIFLWFISGDTQLLTDVRDAIRDPDNEVYLSAISVWEAIVKYQLGKLPLPEHPETYLPKQRDLHQIASLALDEISVVQLAKLPLLHRDPFDRMLICQALQNGLTIATVDTAICAYSVNVM, encoded by the coding sequence ATGAAGATTCTGCTAGATACTCACATCTTTCTATGGTTCATTAGTGGCGATACCCAGTTGTTAACAGATGTTCGGGATGCAATTCGTGATCCAGACAATGAGGTTTATCTGAGTGCAATCTCAGTCTGGGAAGCAATTGTCAAGTACCAGTTGGGCAAGCTGCCTCTGCCGGAGCATCCCGAAACGTATTTACCCAAACAGCGCGATCTACATCAAATTGCCAGTCTTGCCCTTGATGAAATTAGTGTGGTTCAACTGGCTAAACTGCCACTATTACATCGTGATCCATTTGACAGAATGCTTATCTGTCAAGCTTTACAAAATGGTTTAACAATTGCGACAGTGGATACAGCAATCTGTGCCTACTCAGTCAACGTCATGTAG
- a CDS encoding phosphate ABC transporter permease codes for MLVPLSRKKFEDLIPFVGTGAQYKYCWGKFPDFLRRVLISISALATVLLIRAFFASGELQDVLQGVTFFMSLFALVYWLWSPAVLAAARNASCRRYKYAGFLRGEVFDVFVSDEVVSTQESVNNRGDLVVTENRERRINVEVGDESGFATRIQVPLKREHQAIRIGDTAEMLVMSDRPDLSRIAKVSDVFVSRVGVWVSDYPYLRRDEFEAVSRRLNTIDIEPEEYDDRRDEPEEYDDRYEQFEAPQPRKRIPRSRRRR; via the coding sequence ATGCTAGTTCCTTTAAGCCGTAAGAAATTTGAAGATCTGATTCCGTTCGTGGGGACTGGCGCTCAGTATAAGTATTGCTGGGGTAAGTTTCCTGATTTCCTGCGTCGAGTGCTGATCTCGATCTCGGCACTGGCAACTGTGCTGCTAATTCGAGCGTTTTTTGCGTCAGGCGAATTGCAGGACGTGCTTCAGGGTGTAACGTTCTTCATGTCGCTGTTTGCGCTGGTGTATTGGCTGTGGAGTCCCGCAGTTCTGGCAGCAGCGCGAAATGCCTCGTGTCGGCGCTATAAGTACGCGGGATTTTTGCGCGGCGAGGTGTTTGATGTCTTCGTTAGTGATGAAGTCGTTAGCACTCAAGAAAGTGTGAATAACCGGGGCGATTTGGTTGTCACAGAGAATCGAGAGCGGCGGATTAATGTAGAAGTCGGGGATGAGTCAGGATTTGCCACGCGGATTCAAGTGCCGCTTAAGCGCGAACATCAAGCGATTCGGATTGGAGATACGGCGGAAATGCTAGTGATGTCCGATCGACCAGATTTGAGTCGGATTGCTAAAGTAAGCGATGTGTTTGTCAGTCGCGTTGGCGTTTGGGTGAGCGATTATCCTTACTTGCGTCGCGATGAGTTTGAAGCGGTGAGTCGGCGGTTGAACACGATCGATATTGAACCCGAGGAGTACGACGATCGTCGGGATGAACCCGAGGAGTACGACGATCGCTACGAGCAGTTTGAAGCACCGCAACCGAGAAAACGGATTCCACGATCGAGACGGCGACGTTAA
- a CDS encoding DUF4350 domain-containing protein produces MKKLDRRLVFGLIALAVIISLTLFIAPRSNRISSGSTFSRSPDGYGAWYAYMQRQGTPVERWRKTIREIEQISGTGNTMIQVDPSGLGMANPDLNWIDRGNTWIVLGGRDLAATEAGFSTQHESDRGLVKIETSRRLTSDKRIKQLLGDRFGSIVWEEPKGKGRIIYAVTPFLAANAYQDEPGNFPFLAQLVTGKKIWIDEYLHGYRDETAKTESQQSWLGYLLGTPLSVVLLQAIVLSIVLVWAKNRRFGQAQPIEASRVNDSEAYTQALASVLYKAGRSEFVVDVVGREEQLQIQRSLGLGGVLVDREVLIKAWVEQTGRPAAELAQLFPEKQRLSEQELIKWLAHLKEIRQSFPWS; encoded by the coding sequence ATGAAAAAACTCGATCGACGTTTGGTTTTCGGGCTGATTGCGCTTGCTGTGATCATCAGCTTAACCCTGTTTATTGCACCCAGAAGCAACCGAATTAGCAGCGGCTCTACGTTCAGTCGTTCCCCGGATGGCTACGGAGCTTGGTATGCCTATATGCAGCGTCAGGGAACTCCGGTTGAGCGGTGGCGGAAAACAATCCGTGAGATTGAGCAAATTTCGGGCACGGGAAACACAATGATCCAGGTTGATCCCTCTGGGCTTGGAATGGCGAATCCCGATTTGAACTGGATCGATCGCGGCAATACTTGGATTGTTCTAGGCGGACGCGATCTAGCAGCAACTGAGGCGGGATTTTCCACGCAGCACGAGAGCGATCGAGGCTTGGTAAAAATTGAGACTTCTAGACGACTGACGAGCGATAAAAGAATTAAACAATTGTTGGGCGATCGCTTTGGGTCGATCGTTTGGGAAGAACCCAAGGGAAAAGGTCGAATTATTTATGCCGTAACGCCTTTTTTAGCGGCTAATGCGTATCAAGATGAGCCAGGAAATTTTCCGTTTCTGGCGCAATTAGTAACTGGAAAAAAGATTTGGATTGATGAATACCTGCACGGCTACCGCGATGAAACTGCCAAAACTGAAAGTCAGCAAAGTTGGTTAGGGTACTTGCTCGGAACACCTCTATCCGTGGTGCTTTTGCAGGCGATCGTGCTCTCGATCGTGCTGGTTTGGGCAAAGAATCGCAGGTTTGGACAGGCACAACCGATTGAAGCCTCTCGTGTGAATGATAGCGAGGCGTATACGCAAGCTCTAGCAAGTGTGTTGTACAAAGCGGGACGGAGTGAGTTTGTTGTGGATGTGGTTGGGCGTGAAGAGCAATTGCAGATCCAGCGATCGTTAGGACTTGGAGGGGTGTTGGTCGATCGAGAAGTGTTGATCAAGGCGTGGGTGGAGCAAACCGGAAGACCTGCCGCAGAACTGGCGCAACTTTTTCCAGAGAAACAGCGATTGAGTGAGCAAGAGTTAATCAAATGGCTGGCTCACCTCAAAGAGATCAGGCAGAGCTTCCCGTGGAGTTGA